AGCCTCGAAGAAGCCTATTACAAGCAGCACGGTTTTTATCCAGAAAAAATTACCGATGAGACGCTGCCGACCATGGACAAGGAATTGCTCAAAGATCCGAGTGGTAAAAAACTTGGTGACAACGGCAGCACCTATCGCTACGAGCCAACAAACTGTACCGGCGGTAAGTGCAAATCATATTCGCTCAGAGCCACGCTTGATGGTGAGGCAGATTTCGTCAAAGACAGCCGCCACAAATAACTAAATCGTAGCCAAACTAATCGTAACAGACTGGCCGGCCATTCTTGAAGGCTTCAATGGCGTTGTTGAGGATGGCCACTTGGTGCTTGGGATTGGCCACGTAATGAAAAATATAAGTTGTCTCCTCACCCTCAGTACTGAGACGAATTGTGCCGTAGTTAAAGATCGTCTGGGCAATGCCGGCTTGGAAAAAGCTGGCGTCCTCAATGCTGCCGAGACTCACTGTCTGTTCATGACGAACGAAGAGGCTCTGTTGGATTTCCTGGATGACGCTTTCATTAGTCATGAAAAAGTGATTCTGTAGATACACCCACAGGGTGATCGCGCCGCCTAACACCACCAAGGCAACGAGCAGCAGCGCAATACCCAGCACCGCTCCCGGATTCACCGCCGGAAACAGCGGAATATTAGCGGTTAGCGACGAGAATGAGGCCGCAAATACCAGCAACACCACGACCAACAGGAGAGTGATGGCTGTAGGAATGACCATGCCGATCGGGTGGCGCTTGATGTCGAGGATGACATACTCGCCTTCGCTGAGATTGAGCTGCGGATAATCACGAACGGACTGGTCGTGACGCGCCTTGGTCTCTGGGCTGACTGCGGGAACGGTCGGCTCAATCGGCCGCGCGGCATGAACGACATTCGGTTCGTTAGCGTACTGGGCACGGATCTGCGGATTGAAGTTTTGCCCTTCAATCATCTCTGGCTGGATGGTGACGTGCGAGGTTGGCTGTGGCTCAATCGGCGGCGCGGTCGTCACCGGTGGCGGTGTCGCGGCAGCCGGCGGATGATGATACAGCGGCCGACCATCAGAATCATACGCAACCGGCTGGGTATAATCAGGCTCGGGGTTAGTCTGGTTCGGATTCATTAGTTCTAGTATAGCATATCGGCCGGATTATGCGACGTCACGGGCATGTTTTGTCCGATTGTTATAGCGTGGATTACGTTGCGCCACCCGCCGCAGATCCTCGTGCGCATCAAACTCGTCAATGATCTTATGTCCCAGTATCCGCTCAAGCACGTCCTCCAGGCTGACGATACCAACCGTCTCGCGAAACTCATTCACCACGATGAACAAGTGATGCCGCACTCGCAAAAACGCCGCCAGCGCGTGCTGCAACGTCTGATCCTCGCGGATATAATACACCTTTTTCTCCATGACCGCTCGCACTCGCTTGCTCGTCGACGAACGGTTAATTGTCAATAAATCCTGAATATATAGCATCCCCACTATATGATCAATATCGCCCTTGGTCACCGGAAAGCGGCTATGTCCAGTCTTGTGTAGCGCATCCAGCACCAGCGGCCCCAACACCTCGTCCTGATCCACCGTATCAATCACGCTACGCGGCGTCATCACTTCCTTGACTGGCACCGTATCAAACGACAATACACCGATGACCATCTTTTTCTCATCCCGACTGAGCGCCTCACCTGCCTGCTCGACCATGGCGACGAGCTCTTCTTTTGATTCAATGTCATAGCCGTCATTGGGCATCGGTGCCACCGAGCGAATCATTGCAAACAACGTCGGATGCTTCTCGATCAGCACCAAAATTCGCCCCTCATACCGCTCGTAAAGCCGCTGGGAATATTGTTGCCATAGCGAAATCCGCGCCAGTGCGCCCGCCTCCAATGCGATGGCTAGCGAAATGATAATGCCCAGTAGCCAATAAAACAACTCCACACCGATGACACTGAGCGTCACCAGCAGCACCGCTGCGATCACCCGCTGCAGCGAAAAAATATCCCGCATCAGCGCATGTCGCTTCAACAAATGCTGCGCATCCTGATCACCGCGGCGCGCTCGCCGCTGCAGCTCAAACTTACTGTGTGACGAGGCCTGCGGATGGACACCCATCACGATGAGCAGCAGCACGAGGATTACGGCATACAGGATTCCTAGCAAAATATCGCTCATGCTGTTCATTGTATACTTTTTATGCTATAATAGCTAGAGTTAATTTGGAGGAAATATGAACGGAAAAACCTGGGCTATCTTTGCAATCGTTGTCGCGGCTGTCGTCGGCGGTATGATTTATCTGTCAACACAGAATCGTTTGAACGTTAGTGATATCTCAAATGACGCAGCTATGCGCATCATACCGGCCGAAGCGCGCACTGGTGACATCGGTGAGCACACGATCGGCAACACCAACGGCAAAGTTGTGATGATCGAATACGGCGACTACCAATGCCCGGGCTGCCGCACTGCCGCACCAGAGGCCAAGCGCGTGGCCGAGAAGTACAAGGATCACGTCGCGCTGGTCTTTCGTAATTATCCGATCCCGTCGCTCCATCCAAACGCCCGAGCGGCGGCGGCGGTCGCCGAGGCAGCTGGACTGCAGGGCAAGTTCTGGGAAATGCACGATCTACTCTACACCAACCAAGGCGCATGGAGTAATGCCCGCGCCAAAGAACGCACCGACGTCTTCAGCAGCTACGCCAAGCAGCTGGGCCTGAATGTTGATAAGTTCAATGCTGACCTAGCCGGCAGCGCTGTCACGAAGAAAATTGACTTTGACGTGGCGGTCGGGCGACAGTTACAAATTGATGGCACACCAACCTTTTTCATCAATGGCAACAAGCTTAACCTCGGTGACGCTAGCTCTATCGAAAATGCTGTCAAAGACGCCCTGAAAAAAGCCGGCGTCGCAGTTGATGAAGCAAAAAAATAACATCAAATTGATCAAAAGCATTAACTGGTGTCCAAGTAAAAATCACCCCGGTGCCTGTGGGGTGATTTTTATGCCGTCCCTTTTTATGGACAAGCGCACTTATTGTGCTATGTATGTTTGCCATTTGGCAGGCACCACATCCACTGCGACCTTTTTGCGCCGACTGGTCGACACAACATTGATTGCTATTGGCATGTGTTTCGTACTCCTTTGTACTAGTGCAGCCTCACGCGCTTCGACCTTTATTGCCCACTTTATGATAAGCAGCGATATGCTTCGGCGCGAGACACATCAGCCATCATAGCAAAGACTGATACGAACGTCAAGCCAGGTCTACCTCTGATCTGACCCCCGATATCAGCCTCAAAACAAGCGCAGTCGCTTGGCGAAGATGTACACAATGCCGATGAGCAGCACCGTAAACCCGGTAATCACCGGATAGGCCCACGCCTCACCTTGAAACGGCAAGGTAATATTCATGCCGTACATACCGTAAAACACATTCGGGATGGCCAGGAGAATGGTGATGGCGGTCAAGACTTTCATCCGCTGATTAAGGACATTATTGGCGATGGTTGAATAGGCGTTCTGGATGCTGGTGATGGTCTGGCTGTTGGCGGCGACCATGACCAGTAATTGCTTGACGTGCAGCACCAGATCACCCAGCGCCTCGAGGTCGCGCACCGTGAACAGGCCGCGGCGATTGAGCGCTAATTGGCCGAGCACGCTCGCTAGCCCCTCGAGACTCGAATGAAACTCGTTGAGGCTATCTTCAATAGCTACAAACTCGATAAAGTCAGCGTTTTTCACCTCGTGGCGCGACAGCCGGTGTCTGGCGGCAGCGATATTACCAGCAAGGTCATGAATCTGTTGTTCGTACGCAGCCACCGCACAAGCGATAGTCGCTGCGAGGAGGGCGCCGGGCTTGTCGGTCGTAGTTGTGAGAAACGGCTCGGCGGCTCGCGGCGAGAAATTATTGGCAGGATTAATCGTTACAAACTGGGTTTTTGATACAGCGGCCAGTAGCGGCGCGGTCTTGACCATATCATCCCGAACCAACGGTAGCCGCACAAAGACGTACTCAATACCACCGCTATATTCCATCCGTGGCAGCTCGCGCACATCGGCCGCGTCACGGACAATATTTTCATCAAGGCCGAACTGCTCGGCGAGTTCGCTTGGACGTAGCGTGCCGCTAACATGCGCCCACACGCCACGATGAAACTGATGCGTTCGCCCTAACGAATCACCTGCACATCGCCGCTCAAAGTAGCCCACCGTCATGCAAAAATTATACCCCAGAAAACACCACTCTGGCAATTAGCCGCGCAGTCGCTTTTCCCGAACCGGCATGACTGCAATCATCGCAACAACCATCAGCCCCGAACTGATCAAGAATACCTGATGCAGACCATCGGTAAACGCATGGAGAATGACATTGGTAAATTCATCCTGCTGGCGGCTAAATTGCTGTTTTGCCCGGGCCTGAGCCGGTGCTGGTAGCCGCTCAAACTCTTGAGCTGCCGCCCGAGCGATCGTCTCTTTTTGAGCATTCAGCCGCAGCAACACATCAGCGTTCAGCTCACCAGATAGCATCTGCTGGGCAGCCGGTGAGCGCTGTAAGCTCTGGATGTATGGCAGCTGATGTGGATCGCCAACATGTGCTAGGATGCCAGCGGTTAATATGCCCGATAATACTGCCGCACCAATTGTCGAGCCCAGCCCACGGAACAGCTGCACGCTGGAGGTCGCCGCACCGAGGTCTTTTTGCGTAAACTCATTCTGCACCGCCAAGGTCAAGATCGGCATCGCCGCGCCGAATCCAAGCCCAACAAATACCGCCACGATAGCTTCGTGCCAATATGGCGATTCTGGCTGTAGAATTGTTAGCACGGCGACACCGACCGCCGTTAGCCCAAAACCGGCCACTATCCAGCGTTTATATGCACCGGTTTTAGCAACCAGCCGACCGATAGTTATGGAGCTTGTTATGCTACCCGCCACCATCGGCAGCAGCATCAGCCCGGCTTGCGAGGCAGTAGCACCAAACACTTGCTGGTTAAACTGTGTTAGATATAAAATTGCCCCCATAAAGGCCGCGCCAAACAGGCTAGCTGCCGCCATAATCAAACTATATGTCCGATTGGCAAAGAACCGTAGCGGCAGAATCGGCTGCTTGGCTCGCCGCTCGATCAGCACAAAACTCAGCGCCGCCAGTACTGATATCGTTAGTAGCATGCCCTGAACCAACGCTAGGCTAACACCGCGCTCGATTAGTCCCTTAAAGATCATCTCTGTGTTGTCTACCGCCAGCACCAGTGTCGCCAGAGCAATGGTGATAAACAGCGCGCCGAGGTAATCGGGCTTGTGCGTGCGGTCATGCTTGATCTGCGGGCAGTAGCGAATGATGAGTACGGCGGCGATCACGCCGATCGGCACATTGATCAAGAACGTCCAGCGCCAATCACTAACCATGCCAAATAGCGACACACCATCTGTCAGCCAACCACCGATTAACGGCCCAGCTACTGAACTCATCCCAAAGACCGCACCAAACAGTCCTTGCCATTTACTACGTTCCTTTGGCGGAAAGAGATCACCAACAATAGTAAAGGCATTCGCAGTGATGATACCGCCGCCGATGCCCTGCAGCGCCCGCCACGCGATCAGCCACTCGACTGTCGGCGCCAGGCCGCTCAGTAGCGAGCCGATGGTAAAGATACTCACTCCGGCGAGTAACAGCGGCTTGCGGCCATACATGTCGCTCAACTTACCAGCCAGCGGCACGGTCACCGTGGTGGTCAACATGTAAGCAGTCACGATGAAGCCAAGCGATGAAAAGCTATTAAATTCCTTGACAATCGCCGCCAGCGCCGTCGAGACAATCGTTTGATCCAGCGCCACCAAAAACAGTGCGCTCATCACCGCACTCATGACGATTAGTTTACTTCTGATTGATAATTCGTGTAGCATTGTTACCTTTCACGTTATTCAAGTATCAGTAGCCCATAAATGTAAGAACTCTCCAACTCAACTACTCAGTACGATTTACATCCTGCACCCAAGTGTAGTATTTTACGCCGGACGGGCAGTGGGTGTCAAGCCGAGCTGCCGCAAGTGACACCGTGCCGTGAAGTCTATCGACCCAAGCTGTCCTAATACTTACAATGCAAAATAGCCGCAATGACATTCTACGGCAGCAGCCTTATAGCGTCGTATCCTTTTTATAATTTTTCTTAGCCTCTAGCAAGCGGCGATTTTGTTCAACTTTATCTTTGATCTCAAAAATTTCAACTGGATACTTTTTATCTAGTTTAGCAATTTTTGCAGCAACCGCTTCGGGAATATTGATATCAAATCGGTCGGCAAATTGAATCGCATAGATAATGATGTCAGCCAGCTCGCTTGCCATATCTTCTTTTGTGCCAATATGCGTGTCGTTCCATTGAAAATATTCAAGCAACTCATTGACCTCCAACGATAACGAAATTGCTAAACCACGTGAATCCTTCGTCCTATCCCACTGACGAGCACAGACGTGACTCATTACTAATTTTTGTACTTCTTCAAATGTCATGCTGTCTCCTTTATCTATTGTCACGTCTATGGTACTACTGATAGCTCAGTCCCAACCTGGCCTCGCCAAAACTCTTACTTGACCAGCCGTAGTCGCTCAACCAGCCAGTCTCTTGGCAGGATTGATAAAAACCAGCCAGCGCGCGGGCCGGAATCTTTGCTAATGAGCACGCGGTAGATGGTGGTGAAGAGTTCCCGCGGCGGCAGCAAGCCGCTTTCCTTGTAGGCGTAAATTGCTTGATGAAACCAATTGCCATCAGCTTCAGCCGGCGCCCCGGTGATATCGTCAGCTAATCGCCGCAGGTATTCTTTTTGCTCTGGCGAAAACTCATCGGGATGTACCTCGTCCGCTAGGCGAAACTTCAATGACTCAGGCGCCCATCGCTCCAGCCACCGACTGACATAGCCTAGTTCTGTGATAATCACCGTCTCTTCCTCATCGACG
The window above is part of the Candidatus Saccharibacteria bacterium oral taxon 488 genome. Proteins encoded here:
- a CDS encoding type II secretion system protein produces the protein MDNMKRQAGFTVIEVLVAIIFLGVATAVAFTQLVTIQREHQNDRKKTAINAMHYSLEEAYYKQHGFYPEKITDETLPTMDKELLKDPSGKKLGDNGSTYRYEPTNCTGGKCKSYSLRATLDGEADFVKDSRHK
- a CDS encoding PH domain-containing protein, with the translated sequence MNPNQTNPEPDYTQPVAYDSDGRPLYHHPPAAATPPPVTTAPPIEPQPTSHVTIQPEMIEGQNFNPQIRAQYANEPNVVHAARPIEPTVPAVSPETKARHDQSVRDYPQLNLSEGEYVILDIKRHPIGMVIPTAITLLLVVVLLVFAASFSSLTANIPLFPAVNPGAVLGIALLLVALVVLGGAITLWVYLQNHFFMTNESVIQEIQQSLFVRHEQTVSLGSIEDASFFQAGIAQTIFNYGTIRLSTEGEETTYIFHYVANPKHQVAILNNAIEAFKNGRPVCYD
- a CDS encoding CBS domain-containing protein; this encodes MNSMSDILLGILYAVILVLLLIVMGVHPQASSHSKFELQRRARRGDQDAQHLLKRHALMRDIFSLQRVIAAVLLVTLSVIGVELFYWLLGIIISLAIALEAGALARISLWQQYSQRLYERYEGRILVLIEKHPTLFAMIRSVAPMPNDGYDIESKEELVAMVEQAGEALSRDEKKMVIGVLSFDTVPVKEVMTPRSVIDTVDQDEVLGPLVLDALHKTGHSRFPVTKGDIDHIVGMLYIQDLLTINRSSTSKRVRAVMEKKVYYIREDQTLQHALAAFLRVRHHLFIVVNEFRETVGIVSLEDVLERILGHKIIDEFDAHEDLRRVAQRNPRYNNRTKHARDVA
- a CDS encoding DsbA family protein; translation: MRIIPAEARTGDIGEHTIGNTNGKVVMIEYGDYQCPGCRTAAPEAKRVAEKYKDHVALVFRNYPIPSLHPNARAAAAVAEAAGLQGKFWEMHDLLYTNQGAWSNARAKERTDVFSSYAKQLGLNVDKFNADLAGSAVTKKIDFDVAVGRQLQIDGTPTFFINGNKLNLGDASSIENAVKDALKKAGVAVDEAKK
- a CDS encoding magnesium transporter CorA family protein, with product MTVGYFERRCAGDSLGRTHQFHRGVWAHVSGTLRPSELAEQFGLDENIVRDAADVRELPRMEYSGGIEYVFVRLPLVRDDMVKTAPLLAAVSKTQFVTINPANNFSPRAAEPFLTTTTDKPGALLAATIACAVAAYEQQIHDLAGNIAAARHRLSRHEVKNADFIEFVAIEDSLNEFHSSLEGLASVLGQLALNRRGLFTVRDLEALGDLVLHVKQLLVMVAANSQTITSIQNAYSTIANNVLNQRMKVLTAITILLAIPNVFYGMYGMNITLPFQGEAWAYPVITGFTVLLIGIVYIFAKRLRLF
- a CDS encoding MFS transporter — translated: MLHELSIRSKLIVMSAVMSALFLVALDQTIVSTALAAIVKEFNSFSSLGFIVTAYMLTTTVTVPLAGKLSDMYGRKPLLLAGVSIFTIGSLLSGLAPTVEWLIAWRALQGIGGGIITANAFTIVGDLFPPKERSKWQGLFGAVFGMSSVAGPLIGGWLTDGVSLFGMVSDWRWTFLINVPIGVIAAVLIIRYCPQIKHDRTHKPDYLGALFITIALATLVLAVDNTEMIFKGLIERGVSLALVQGMLLTISVLAALSFVLIERRAKQPILPLRFFANRTYSLIMAAASLFGAAFMGAILYLTQFNQQVFGATASQAGLMLLPMVAGSITSSITIGRLVAKTGAYKRWIVAGFGLTAVGVAVLTILQPESPYWHEAIVAVFVGLGFGAAMPILTLAVQNEFTQKDLGAATSSVQLFRGLGSTIGAAVLSGILTAGILAHVGDPHQLPYIQSLQRSPAAQQMLSGELNADVLLRLNAQKETIARAAAQEFERLPAPAQARAKQQFSRQQDEFTNVILHAFTDGLHQVFLISSGLMVVAMIAVMPVREKRLRG
- a CDS encoding nucleotide pyrophosphohydrolase → MTFEEVQKLVMSHVCARQWDRTKDSRGLAISLSLEVNELLEYFQWNDTHIGTKEDMASELADIIIYAIQFADRFDINIPEAVAAKIAKLDKKYPVEIFEIKDKVEQNRRLLEAKKNYKKDTTL